The DNA sequence GACATCCTCTCGCACTCCTTCATGAGCTCGGACCTTGATACCCTCAGGCTTCATCTCCTGAGAGTAGCATTCCCGTGCTAGGACCTGCTTGCTGCGAATCTCGCCCACCCCTGTGGGagttgggaacttcatctttAAGTGGAACGTGGAAGTCACCACCCTTAGGTGGTTCAGGGTTGGTCGCCCCAAAATTGCGTTATAGGAGGAGGGGACCTTTACAACGAACCATGGTAGCTGCCATTCTCCAAGTGTCTTCCCCACTAGGATGGATAAGGTGATACCTCCAATCGGCTGGAATACATCTCCGATGAAGCCCTTGAGAAGCATCGTGACTAGGCGTAAACAGTCAGGCATGATTCCCATCCGGATGAAGGTTTCCCAGAATAGGATGTCGGCGAAATTGTCGTTGTCGTTTAGGACTTTCCTTGTCAAGTCGTTGGCAATTTGCACAGCCACGACTAAGGCGTCATCATGAGAGTGCAGAATGCCCTCCTCATCCTTCTTGCTGAAGGTTATGACAGTCTCCTAGGAGTGGCTCCTGGTGCTTGGGACTGTTATGCTAGCGGTGAACACTTCCTCGTATCTGGCCCTTCTTGCTTGGGCCCCCTTGCTTACCCTCCTGCTATTGTGCGAATATTGTCCACTAGACTGTCACCTTTGGCTGGGCTTCTCCAATGCAGGTTTGCTCTGGTTGGCCCTCTAGCCCTTCTCCTTGTTGGATTCTCACTTCTCTTTGGTCGTGCGAGATCATCAGGTCTTCAGCAGTGCCTCTCGTCGCCTCGCTAGTCTAGTAGAGCTTTCAACTCCTCCATCTTCCATTTTCTGGTGAAGCAATCCTCCATTCGGTGGCGGGCAGTTTTGTGATAGGTGCAGTACTTAGAGCCAGTTGAGGTCTGTAGTCATTCGCCCAGTGAGCTTAGGTCTTTTTCGACCTCCACGGTCAGGCTAGAGTGGGTGCGCGGTTCGACCCACCCTTGAAGGGGCTGCTCCTTTGTGAGTTTAACCTCGCATGTCTTCTTTTTGTTACCTTTCCAACTCGCCTTGCCTCTCTGGCTGGCAACTTTCTTGTGTGCCCTCTCCAACTCAATCTTCTAGGGTGTCGTCAGTGCCCAAAGCATATCTTTAGCATTGATAAAACTGTCGGCTCAGTCTATGAATTCCCTCAATGAAGTCGAGGTCTTCTACACGATCTCAGTCATGAAGGGGTTACGGTAGGGTGATCTTTTCATCCTAGTCATCTATTATCATGCACTCCGTGTTAAACAGATAGAGGTACGACTTCAGACTTTCATCGTCATGTTGTTTCACGGTCAAGAGGTAGGCTACAGGTCGTCTCCTTTTCTAGCTTGCCATTAATTGCGTCATGAAAAGTGGGGCCAACTCGATGAAGTTGTCCACGGTCCCGAGCAATAGGGACCTGAACCACGCAATCTCTCCTGGAACTCGTGTAAGGTTATATGGGCCTTGAACATCTCGAGATACTCCAGGGAATCCTTCGACCCGTTGTACACATCAATCTGCGGGACTTTAAATCTTGGGGAAGAGAGACTACCATAACTTCAACGCTATATGGCAGCTCCGCATTGGTGAGTAGCTAGTCCACCGTGAACATCGTGCTTACCCGCTTGACCATCTCAGCGTATTTGTCCCAGAGCTCCCAAAGCTCAAGGAGCATCCTGCGTCGCTCTTCTTTGGCTGCTGCTACTTCAGGGGCTCGACGGGACTCTGAGTGGTGCCTCTACTCTCCTCCCTCCAGTTCCCCACTAGCCCTCCACAGGGAGACATTTTCTTGGCGAAGAGTTGTCACTTCCTCCATCAGTTTTCATACAATTTCAGCTTGTTTGTTAGTTTTTGCTTCCATAGCTTAGGGTTGTTCTTCTTCAAGACATGAGGCTCGAGAGTGCG is a window from the Juglans regia cultivar Chandler chromosome 7, Walnut 2.0, whole genome shotgun sequence genome containing:
- the LOC108982638 gene encoding uncharacterized protein LOC108982638, which codes for MGIMPDCLRLVTMLLKGFIGDVFQPIGGITLSILVGKTLGEWQLPWFVVKVPSSYNAILGRPTLNHLRVVTSTFHLKMKFPTPTGVGEIRSKQVLARECYSQEMKPEGIKVRAHEGVREDVGPPPALTLMELEEEVRDEKAL